The Homalodisca vitripennis isolate AUS2020 chromosome 7, UT_GWSS_2.1, whole genome shotgun sequence DNA segment TCGCGAGTATTAATTTCGCGTCCATAAGTGCGTGCcagatataaaaagtaaacattttgccggagttttattttcgcaaatatatattttcactgcaGTTCGATATATTCGACTATTAGAGATGTCAAGGTGTGAAGTATGTCTAAAGTCAATAACTTCAAAGCAAGTAAAGTTACAGTGTCGTGATTGTGAGAAGGAATTTCACGGCAGTTGTCTCCGGATGAGTAAAGCGGACATCGAGTGTATATCGGTCGATGGCTTGGTGTGGAGGTGTCAGGCTTGTGCTCAGACGAGACGTAAGAGCATGAGATTCGACTCTGAAATGACGGAAGGAAAACTTACACTGGAAGATGTAATGAAAAAGGTGAcggaaatttttgaaaatcaaaaacaagctgaaaaaaatgttaatacatcaTATGAAGCTTTGAGTGATAAACTGGAAGACAACACGAAAGCTGTCAAAGAGCAAACTGCTTCCCTTGAAAAGTGCCTCAGGATGATTGACGAGCTGGCTGCGGAAAACAGAAGCCTTCGAGAGAAAGTGAGCAGTCTGGAGATGCGTATTGACGACTTGGAACAATACTCTAGAGTCAATTCTGTGGAGATACATGGCATCCCTCAACAGAAGAACGAAGACGTAGTGGCGGTCGTAAAGGAAGTTGGAAAGGCGCTCGACTTGGAGATCACGGACTCGATGATTGACAACTGTCATCGCTTGGGAAGGAGACCTGGCCCGAACAGTCCGCAACCAGGAATTGTGGTCAAATTCGTTCGACGTCTGGACAAAGAGGAACTGCTGAGGAAGCGCCGTGTCAAGAGCAACTTCTCCACCAGACACATGAACCTCAGCATGGATCAGCCCATTTATATAAATGAGGCTCTATCACAGGCGAGAAGGCGTCTGCTAGCGGCGGCGCGACAAGTCAAgaaagaaaagagcttcaagtaTCTCTGGGTTCGAGGTGGAAAAATTTTTCTCAGAAAGGAAGAGAAGGCGCCAGTGTTTCAGGTGA contains these protein-coding regions:
- the LOC124366793 gene encoding uncharacterized protein LOC124366793, whose amino-acid sequence is MSKADIECISVDGLVWRCQACAQTRRKSMRFDSEMTEGKLTLEDVMKKVTEIFENQKQAEKNVNTSYEALSDKLEDNTKAVKEQTASLEKCLRMIDELAAENRSLREKVSSLEMRIDDLEQYSRVNSVEIHGIPQQKNEDVVAVVKEVGKALDLEITDSMIDNCHRLGRRPGPNSPQPGIVVKFVRRLDKEELLRKRRVKSNFSTRHMNLSMDQPIYINEALSQARRRLLAAARQVKKEKSFKYLWVRGGKIFLRKEEKAPVFQVTCQADLDRF